In Erigeron canadensis isolate Cc75 chromosome 6, C_canadensis_v1, whole genome shotgun sequence, the following are encoded in one genomic region:
- the LOC122605488 gene encoding fatty acyl-CoA reductase 3-like has translation MAEMGSILDFLDNKSILVTGATGFLAKIFVEKILRVQPNVKKLYLLVRAADAKSALQRFNTEAVAKDLFKLLKEKYGTNLQSFLSEKVTPVAGDITKENLGIKDDNLIEEMWRDVDVVVNVAATTNFDERYDIALALNAFGARNVFNFAAKCVNIKLLLHVSTAYVSGEKPGLILETPYRLGEALNGAPGLDIDTEKRIIDEKLKELSYDETATEKSITLALKDLGIERANKFGWPNTYVFTKALGEMILGHLKGNMPLVILRPTIILSTYKEPFPGWIEGVRTIDSLALGYGKGRLSCFLGDPESTIDVIPADMVVNAMITTMVAHANQPCEMIYHVGSSVSNPLKYKGIQESGYEYFTRHPWVNKSGKPVIVGEIKVLNSMESFHRYFALRYMIPLQGLSVVNSALCHAFNGTCTNLKRKINFVLRVVELYKPYLFSKSFYDDMNTEKLRRQLVRENGDESNIFYFDPKSIDWYDYFVRIHLPGAVKYVFK, from the exons ATGGCCGAGATGGGTAGCATTCTTGATTTTCTCGATAACAAAAGCATTCTAGTCACCGGTGCTACTGGTTTTCTCGCTAAAA TATTTGTGGAGAAGATTCTAAGGGTTCAACCAAATGTAAAGAAGTTATATCTTCTTGTCAGGGCTGCGGATGCCAAATCCGCATTGCAACGCTTCAACACTgag gcaGTGGCAAAGGACTTGTTTAAGCTGTTAAAAGAGAAGTATGGTACAAATCTGCAATCGTTCTTGTCGGAAAAGGTTACTCCGGTCGCCGGGGACATAACAAAAGAAAATCTAGGAATAAAAGACGACAATTTGATTGAAGAGATGTGGAGAGACGTTGATGTTGTTGTGAATGTAGCTGCCACCACCAACTTTGATGAGAG GTACGACATTGCTCTAGCTTTAAATGCATTTGGAGCAAGAAACGTTTTCAATTTTGCTGCCAAGTGCGTCAATATAAAGTTGCTTCTTCATGTATCCACtg CTTATGTCTCTGGTGAGAAACCGGGGCTTATACTAGAAACTCCATATCGGTTAGGGGAGGCACTTAACGGCGCACCTGGACTAGACATCGATACTGAGAAGAGGATCATTGACGAAAAATTGAAAGAACTTAGCTATGATGAAACTGCCACAGAGAAATCTATTACATTGGCCTTGAAAGATCTGGGCATTGAAAg GGCAAACAAATTTGGATGGCCAAATACATATGTTTTCACAAAGGCACTAGGAGAAATGATTCTTGGGCACCTGAAAGGCAATATGCCGTTGGTCATCCTTCGGCCTACCATTATACTTAGCACGTATAAGGAACCCTTTCCTGGTTGGATTGAAGGTGTACG GACAATTGATAGCTTGGCACTTGGTTATGGCAAGGGCAGGTTATCGTGCTTCCTTGGCGACCCCGAATCCACAATCGATGTG ATACCGGCGGACATGGTGGTGAATGCTATGATCACGACAATGGTAGCCCATGCAAATCAaccatgtgaaatgatatatcaCGTTGGATCGTCGGTATCAAACCCTTTGAAGTACAAAGGAATCCAAGAAAGTGGTTATGAGTATTTTACAAGGCATCCAtgggtgaacaaatctggtaaGCCAGTGATTGTTGGCGAGATTAAGGTGTTAAACTCCATGGAGAGCTTTCATCGATACTTTGCTCTTCGTTACATGATACCGTTACAG GGTTTGAGCGTCGTGAATTCGGCATTATGCCATGCTTTCAATGGAACGTGTACAAATCTTAAAAGGAAGATCAATTTTGTTCTACGGGTAGTTGAGCTATACAAACCTTATTTGTTCTCAAAAAGCTT CTACGACGATATGAATACTGAAAAACTACGCCGTCAACTGGTTAGAGAAAACGGGGATGAATCAAATATCTTCTATTTTGATCCAAAATCAATTGATTGGTATGATTATTTTGTGCGTATACACCTTCCTGGTGCTGTGAAGTACGTGTTTAAATGA
- the LOC122603182 gene encoding 1-deoxyxylulose-5-phosphate synthase YajO isoform X1: protein MASTTLSRTVHTLSLGYSKPQPRKSSPSHRTQVRCESVAAGNRQQLITTVRNGNDSLEICRVLNGMWQTSGGWGKIDRDNAVNAMLSYSDSGLSTFDMADHYGPAEDLYGLFINRVRRERPPEYLEKVKGLTKWVPPPVKMTSDYVRKNIDISRKRMDVASLDMLQFHWWDYSNKGYLDALKNLTDLKEEGKIKTVALTNFDTERLQIILENGIPIVSNQVQHSLVDMRPQQKMAELCQLTGVKLITYGTVMGGLLSEKFLDTNLSIPFAGPPLNTPSLQKYKRMVDAWGGWSLFQVLLRTLNQVALKHGVSIPTVAVKYVLDQPSVAGSMVGVRLGLSEHIKDTTAIFSLRLDEEDVSSIKEVLGKGKDLMRVIGDCGDEYRRA from the exons atGGCATCCACCACTTTAAGCCGGACTGTCCACACCCTCAGCCTCGGCTACTCCAAACCTCAGCCTCGTAAATCTTCCCCCTCTCACAGGACTCAAGTCCGCTGCGAATCAGTCGCAGCTGGAAACCGTCAGCAACTAATAACCACCGTTAGAAACGGAAATGATTCACTTGAGATATGCAGAGTACTTAACGGAATGTGGCAAACCAGTGGCGGTTGGGGCAAAATTGACCGTGATAACGCCGTTAACGCTATGCTTAGTTACTCCGATTCCGGTTTATCCACTTTCGATATGGCTGATCACT ATGGACCTGCAGAAGATTTGTATGGATTATTTATCAATCGTGTCCGCAGAGAACGTCCACCTGAGTATTTGGAAAAAGTGAAAGG TCTTACCAAATGGGTGCCACCACCAGTTAAAATGACGAGTGATTATGTCCGGAAAAACATTGATATTTCACGAAAGAGAATGGATGTTGCTTCTTTAGACATGCTTCAGTTTCATTG GTGGGATTACTCCAATAAGGGCTATCTTGATGCCCTTAAAAATCTTACGGATTTAAAAGAAGAAG GTAAGATTAAGACAGTAGCTTTGACTAACTTTGATACAGAGAGGTTACAGATTATATTGGAAAATGGGATTCCAATTGTTAGCAATCAG GTTCAACATTCACTTGTTGACATGCGACCTCAACAAAAAATGGCAGAACTTTGTCAGCTGACTGGTGTAAAACTTATAAC GTATGGGACAGTAATGGGTGGATTATTATCCGAGAAATTCTTGGATACCAACTTATCGATCCCATTTGCTGGACCTCCACTCAACACTCCTTCCCTACAGAAGTACAAAAGG ATGGTTGATGCATGGGGTGGATGGAGTCTCTTTCAAGTTCTGCTTCGAACTCTCAATCAGGTAGCATTGAAACATGGAGTCTCAATTCCAACAGTTGCTGTAAAATACGTCCTAGACCAG CCATCTGTGGCAGGGTCAATGGTGGGTGTCAGACTTGGGTTATCAGAACATATTAAAGACACTACTGCTATATTCTCACTCAGACTCGATGAAGAAGATGTAAGCAGCATTAAAGAAGTTTTGGGTAAAGGTAAAGATCTTATGAGAGTGATTGGTGACTGTGGAGATGAATATAGACGTGCATAA
- the LOC122603182 gene encoding 1-deoxyxylulose-5-phosphate synthase YajO isoform X2 has translation MLLNHSFALYSIILRTSGGVETRKLVSRKACCCVTTDDKKVSVVKNGKDSLEICRVVNGMWQTGGGWGKIDRDNAVDAMLKYADAGFSTFDMADIYGPAEDLYGLFINRVRRERPPEYLEKVKGLTKWVPPPVKMTSDYVRKNIDISRKRMDVASLDMLQFHWWDYSNKGYLDALKNLTDLKEEGKIKTVALTNFDTERLQIILENGIPIVSNQVQHSLVDMRPQQKMAELCQLTGVKLITYGTVMGGLLSEKFLDTNLSIPFAGPPLNTPSLQKYKRMVDAWGGWSLFQVLLRTLNQVALKHGVSIPTVAVKYVLDQPSVAGSMVGVRLGLSEHIKDTTAIFSLRLDEEDVSSIKEVLGKGKDLMRVIGDCGDEYRRA, from the exons ATGTTGTTGAATCATTCGTTTGCGTTGTATTCGATTATATTGAGGACTAGTGGTGGAGTTGAAACTAGGAAATTGGTGTCTAGAAAGGCCTGTTGCTGTGTGACCACAGACGATAAGAAAGTGAGTGTGGTTAAGAATGGGAAGGATTCGTTAGAGATTTGTCGTGTCGTTAACGGGATGTGGCAGACTGGTGGTGGATGGGGAAAGATTGATAGGGATAATGCGGTTGATGCTATGTTGAAATATGCTGATGCTGGCTTTAGTACTTTCGATATGGCCgatatat ATGGACCTGCAGAAGATTTGTATGGATTATTTATCAATCGTGTCCGCAGAGAACGTCCACCTGAGTATTTGGAAAAAGTGAAAGG TCTTACCAAATGGGTGCCACCACCAGTTAAAATGACGAGTGATTATGTCCGGAAAAACATTGATATTTCACGAAAGAGAATGGATGTTGCTTCTTTAGACATGCTTCAGTTTCATTG GTGGGATTACTCCAATAAGGGCTATCTTGATGCCCTTAAAAATCTTACGGATTTAAAAGAAGAAG GTAAGATTAAGACAGTAGCTTTGACTAACTTTGATACAGAGAGGTTACAGATTATATTGGAAAATGGGATTCCAATTGTTAGCAATCAG GTTCAACATTCACTTGTTGACATGCGACCTCAACAAAAAATGGCAGAACTTTGTCAGCTGACTGGTGTAAAACTTATAAC GTATGGGACAGTAATGGGTGGATTATTATCCGAGAAATTCTTGGATACCAACTTATCGATCCCATTTGCTGGACCTCCACTCAACACTCCTTCCCTACAGAAGTACAAAAGG ATGGTTGATGCATGGGGTGGATGGAGTCTCTTTCAAGTTCTGCTTCGAACTCTCAATCAGGTAGCATTGAAACATGGAGTCTCAATTCCAACAGTTGCTGTAAAATACGTCCTAGACCAG CCATCTGTGGCAGGGTCAATGGTGGGTGTCAGACTTGGGTTATCAGAACATATTAAAGACACTACTGCTATATTCTCACTCAGACTCGATGAAGAAGATGTAAGCAGCATTAAAGAAGTTTTGGGTAAAGGTAAAGATCTTATGAGAGTGATTGGTGACTGTGGAGATGAATATAGACGTGCATAA